One genomic segment of Candidatus Edwardsbacteria bacterium includes these proteins:
- a CDS encoding FG-GAP repeat protein translates to MRKLLLISCLLAIAYGLSPAQTTYNLDIIWQKASPDTGGGCRYWGYRMAGGDLNGDGYSDFVSSTDTVIDLFGWIKSRVYIFLGGPALSTVPSQIITYDTTGSHQPMCIADFNNDGYGDLALGDAYGTGVNETKGCVNIHYGTGVDLNSTPDLVIGGYNGIPSTAFGTSLSAGDINGDGIDDLVVGAPSYPISGTREGRVYVYYGDTLGLNTFPDIIINGHSSPVFYEEFGASISSVDDYNGDGYDDLLIGAYGSSINGAASGAVYFYYGSAKVDTISYGWVYGENNYQLLGGFNVSTVESDTIGYNAIGWFGTPFWPTTTGTSGEGKCYLLPGDTIDEIAPLWTITGEDTALGFWSSSAGYADGDKLGDFLAGASPAFNGKGKAYLWLRRPLMKNIPDAYILGRYSGGVGLGDELGARVALAGDVDGCGRDEFLVSNYYADSSHMVWLCKYTGPDGVEQIPDDRLQMTGIKLGQNYPNPFNKATVISYQATGDGPVKLAVYNIAGQLVKTLTPPNPPLEGRDKREGSGSVTWDGRDDNGRAVANGVYVYKLNAGGQSISKKMIVIK, encoded by the coding sequence ATGAGAAAGTTGCTTTTAATCTCGTGCCTGCTAGCTATAGCCTATGGCCTAAGCCCGGCCCAGACCACCTACAACCTGGATATTATCTGGCAAAAAGCCTCGCCCGATACAGGCGGTGGGTGCCGTTATTGGGGTTATAGAATGGCAGGTGGGGATCTGAACGGCGATGGTTATTCCGATTTTGTAAGCTCGACAGATACTGTGATAGATCTTTTTGGGTGGATTAAATCCCGGGTATACATTTTCCTAGGTGGCCCAGCATTAAGTACGGTACCAAGCCAGATAATAACATATGATACTACCGGTTCGCATCAGCCAATGTGCATTGCGGATTTTAATAATGATGGTTATGGTGACTTGGCCTTGGGAGATGCCTATGGCACAGGTGTGAATGAAACCAAAGGGTGTGTGAACATACATTACGGAACAGGGGTTGATCTTAATTCCACGCCCGATCTGGTAATAGGGGGATATAACGGTATACCAAGCACAGCTTTCGGCACTTCCTTATCCGCCGGGGATATAAACGGCGACGGGATAGATGATCTGGTGGTGGGTGCGCCTAGCTATCCGATATCCGGCACACGTGAAGGGCGTGTGTATGTATATTATGGCGATACATTGGGATTAAACACCTTTCCTGACATCATAATAAATGGACATTCAAGCCCGGTATTTTACGAGGAATTCGGGGCCAGCATTAGCAGTGTTGACGATTATAATGGTGACGGGTATGACGATCTATTGATTGGCGCTTATGGCAGTTCCATAAATGGAGCAGCCAGCGGGGCTGTATATTTTTATTATGGAAGTGCAAAGGTTGATACAATAAGTTATGGATGGGTATATGGTGAAAACAATTATCAGCTATTAGGTGGATTTAATGTATCAACTGTTGAATCCGACACTATTGGCTATAACGCTATTGGCTGGTTCGGTACACCGTTCTGGCCTACCACTACCGGAACTTCTGGCGAAGGCAAGTGTTACTTATTACCGGGCGATACTATCGATGAAATAGCGCCGTTATGGACGATAACGGGCGAGGATACTGCGTTGGGCTTCTGGTCATCATCCGCCGGCTATGCCGATGGGGATAAATTGGGTGATTTCCTGGCCGGAGCATCTCCGGCATTTAATGGAAAGGGCAAGGCGTATCTATGGTTAAGACGGCCATTAATGAAAAATATACCTGATGCTTATATTTTGGGAAGATATTCTGGCGGTGTTGGTTTGGGTGATGAACTTGGCGCACGCGTAGCTCTTGCCGGTGATGTAGATGGTTGTGGCCGGGATGAGTTTTTAGTAAGCAATTATTATGCTGACAGCAGCCATATGGTTTGGCTGTGCAAGTATACCGGACCGGATGGAGTCGAACAGATTCCGGATGATAGATTACAGATGACAGGGATAAAGTTGGGGCAGAATTATCCCAATCCGTTCAACAAGGCCACAGTTATCAGTTATCAGGCGACAGGGGATGGGCCGGTAAAACTTGCGGTTTATAACATAGCCGGGCAGTTGGTGAAAACACTGACCCCACCCAACCCTCCCCTCGAGGGGAGGGACAAGAGGGAGGGGTCGGGGTCCGTTACCTGGGACGGCCGGGACGACAACGGCAGGGCGGTGGCCAACGGGGTGTATGTTTATAAACTGAACGCCGGCGGGCAAAGCATTTCCAAGAAAATGATAGTCATAAAATAA